From a single Solenopsis invicta isolate M01_SB chromosome 6, UNIL_Sinv_3.0, whole genome shotgun sequence genomic region:
- the LOC113003991 gene encoding putative odorant receptor 85d produces the protein MKFIDLIEISHTMPFFMETVGLIFITSIAFMQILVINDVERAYRCFYISTAAIVCLFLLNFLGQRITDANLNVYEKLYNSMWYNANISEQKLLILILKRRFYPTVITACKFYVMSLPNFGKICHTILSYFMFMRQL, from the exons ATGAA ATTCATTGATTTGATCGAAATTAGTCACACAATGCCGTTTTTCATGGAAACGGTgggattaatatttataacgaGTATAGCATTTATGCAG ATACTAGTCATTAATGATGTTGAACGAGCTTATAGATGTTTCTATATCAGTACTGCGGCAATAGTGTGTCTATTCCTGCTTAATTTTTTGGGACAAAGAATTACAGACGCGAACTTGAACGTGTACGAGAAACT ATATAACTCTATGTGGTACAATGCAAATATTTCAGagcagaaattattaatattaatattgaaaagacGCTTTTATCCGACCGTTATAACTGCTTGTAAGTTTTACGTCATGTCCTTGCCAAATTTTGGAAAG ATATGTCATACGATACTTTCCTACTTCATGTTTATGAGACAACTCTGA